A section of the Oreochromis aureus strain Israel breed Guangdong linkage group 22, ZZ_aureus, whole genome shotgun sequence genome encodes:
- the LOC116311865 gene encoding cell division control protein 42 homolog isoform X3, with product MLQVTGGRETGLQVTELSFATCVRTVMIDDEEYSLQLCDTSGQEDYERIRLNTYTGTDVFLVCFSVVSPSTFRNVREKWVPEILRFSPRMPFLLVGTHVDLRDNENTLEQALTFKSGEELAHQLKAVKYMECSAQTREGVKEVFEEAILATLNPTDKKSTYICVLL from the exons TCGTTTGCTACCTGTGTGAGGACAGTGATGATCGATGACGAGGAGTACAGTCTGCAACTGTGTGACACTTCAG GTCAGGAGGACTACGAAAGAATACGACTTAACACGTACACCGGCACCGACGTCTTCcttgtctgtttctctgtcgTATCGCCCTCAACCTTTCGGAACGTCAGAGAGAAG TGGGTGCCAGAGATTTTACGCTTCTCTCCAAGGATGCCGTTCCTGCTGGTCGGGACTCATGTGGATCTGAGAGATAACGAGAACACCCTGGAACAAGCCCTGACCTTTAAGAGTGGAGAGGAACTGGCTCATCAGCTGAAGGCcgttaaatacatggagtgtTCAGCTCAGACTCGg GAAGGAGTGAAGGAGGTGTTTGAAGAGGCCATCCTGGCAACTCTAAATCCTACAGATAAAAAATCCACTTACATCTGTGTTCTGCTATAG